Within the Qingrenia yutianensis genome, the region GAGGATTTTGAAGTAAATAAAAACTTATTTTAACGGAGGAAAACACAATGAACATTTTTAAGAAGAACAACGAAAAGAAAACTACTCAGAAGCTGCCTATGACCGGAAAGGTTCAGAAAGGCTTCCGTGCTTACTGCGCCGTAATCGCAGCAGCAACTCTTGTCTGCGGCATGAGCGTTACCGCTTTTGCCGCAAGCGACCCGATTACCGTAGTCAACAATCTGTCCGATTTTATCTTCGGTCTTATCCGTGCCATCGGTCTTATCCTGCTTGGCTTCGGTATCGTTCAGGTCGGTCTCTCTTTGAAGTCTCACGACCCGTCTCAGAGAGCCAACGGTTTCCTGACTCT harbors:
- a CDS encoding glutamyl-tRNA amidotransferase subunit A, with translation MNIFKKNNEKKTTQKLPMTGKVQKGFRAYCAVIAAATLVCGMSVTAFAASDPITVVNNLSDFIFGLIRAIGLILLGFGIVQVGLSLKSHDPSQRANGFLTLAGGIIITFAKEILTLITG